The following proteins are co-located in the Apium graveolens cultivar Ventura chromosome 5, ASM990537v1, whole genome shotgun sequence genome:
- the LOC141659972 gene encoding uncharacterized protein LOC141659972 translates to MTEGANPGDERRRFKRFYVCLGPLKAGFLQGCRPLIGLDGCHLKGPLGGILLTVVGTDPDDGIYPLAWAQVEAENNDSWEWFISLLVADLKMENAANYTFISDKQKGLVAALDKLVPAAEHRFCVSAKAYTWLAAKSRSQWSRSGFRDTCKSDMFVNNNCEVYNKDLNKFRHLAIVSMSMKFAAKARPIWNGAQKYNVTMMEGGHEIVVDLGQKICACRKWQLTGIPCYHACVCIFFQKQSPLDYMHECYKKKTYMEVYNHVLEPVNGEQFWEKQIILQCFHL, encoded by the exons ATGACTGAGGGGGCTAATCCAGGGGATGAAAGAAGAAGATTTAAAAGGTTCTATGTCTGTTTAGGTCCTTTAAAAGCTGGATTTTTACAAGGTTGTAGACCACTGATAGGTTTAGATGGTTGTCATCTAAAAGGACCACTTGGAGGTATACTTTTAACAGTTGTTGGAACAGATCCAGATGATGGTATTTATCCGCTTGCTTGGGCCCAAGTAGAGGCAGAAAATAACGATAGTTGGGAGTGGTTTATATCACTTCTCGTGGCTGATTTAAAGATGGAGAATGCTGCTAATTACACATTTATTAGTGATAAACAGAAG GGGTTAGTGGCTGCTCTTGATAAGTTAGTACCAGCAGCAGAACACCGCTTCTGC GTCTCTGCCAAAGCATATACTTGGTTGGCTGCAAAATCAAGATCACAATGGAGTAGATCAGGCTTCAGAGATACTTGCAAGTCCGACATGTTCGTTAACAATAACTGTGAGGTGTACAACAAAGatcttaacaagttcagacacTTGGCAATTGTGTCGAT GTCTATGAAGTTTGCCGCAAAAGCTAGGCCAATATGGAATGGAGCTCAAAAGTATAATGTCACCATGATGGAGGGAGGTCATGAAATTGTAGTGGATTTGGGACAAAAAATATGTGCTTGTCGAAAGTGGCAATTAACAGGTATACCTTGTTATCACGCGTGCGTGTgcattttttttcaaaaacaatCTCCATTAGATTATATGCATGAGTGTTACAAGAAAAAAACATACATGGAGGTCTACAACCATGTTCTTGAGCCTGTTAATGGAGAGCAATTCTGGGAAAAACAAATCATACTCCAATGCTTCCACCTCTAG